The following are encoded in a window of Sminthopsis crassicaudata isolate SCR6 chromosome 3, ASM4859323v1, whole genome shotgun sequence genomic DNA:
- the ZDBF2 gene encoding DBF4-type zinc finger-containing protein 2 isoform X1, whose amino-acid sequence MQNLQGYCNCCHMHYINLEQHIISPQHRYFATYCRYRLGTNSLLDRFLHDVMQYHPHQYYDTRPTYDDMPLLSHLPPPKEAQLDNDQVPENGAEEESISDREDSSIRDWQSIADSYSSCNSQDNMEEVSHQSTVTQTSGNEQQLSMEDSQEETICIDSNMIKHSPEESVQTSNSSHNIQSSPVVTEYPSSISSLPRDPAVSPVTTENASLSSPETHSISVIKCIPNKNDTCNKDVQLDKCPNSFESSLQLGASSVLRQSPKVGQGNSFDMTSGKSFLQRDGLQSQGKTWEADFQLRKPMGTGGSLKFDSVPKVGGNAETKLSSLGMGTGDSQNFKSIFRFGKSPDTKLSNINVETGSLLRIDLTSKLGGKLCKKLRNSSMGTNSSLSFDPAPKVGENSKTKLRNMSLTTGSSFNIEVPPKPEKISETELISMNMNIEDTQNFKSIIRFGKKSESDLSISGMGTSGSLSFEATPPIGENPQINLNNTGLDSGDSLTLHSTPKPGEVSKKKLSSIGMSANGCQNIDSIPKVGENLETKLSSVEIGDSQKFRSIIRFGKGSETKLSSIDPESDGSLNFEIIPKLGENSKTKLSSIEKPKSDSLNYEPISKLGENTETKLRGTGTSDSQNSVIRFGQNSETKLGRMSMQTGNSGNFESNTQFRENSEIKLGRFGMGTGSSINFESSINLEKKSEIIFSNVGTGGSKDVEVTPKLEENSKTSINDMGIGDFEVAIKMGGNTDRKLSRMSTGGSQNFQLLRFGQNSETKLRNKSMNTGDSGNFRSVIRYGESSETKLRKICMGTGGDSQNFESTSTLRASLETKLSTTAINISSSRNTDSIPKLGESSEADLTSMHILGSHDFESVIKFGVSSETKLSGISMAIAGTPNTVASPTLRENSEAKLTSMSLGTDGSPNFESAPKLGESSETKLNSLKMNEKTSKLMDNSETELSSVNLCTGNSESFQSIIRFGGSSKTMLSNIGMGTSDLVNFGSTLNLGEKSTIKLSSTSTGNGFSGNFESTPKLKEDSEAKLNSLSKNSGGSLNFGSTLKLEESSEINFSSLDTDHSSLVNFESVIRLGESSGRKLTNINISTDTALKYKLTPTLGTNSETKLSGTSKRNISLQKFESVIRFGDSSETELSSIPKSTCDSLKVLSDIRSGQSSETKLSSIHINIGGSPKAESVIKLGQSSETQLSRISTGSSLNFEATPNLVEKTETNLSNLCMDTSSTGKAESVIKLGESLKTKLSHMRMDPYGSLNIESTPKFGGNSKTNLFSMGMDISGPPNFESALTLGTESKTVLLNMGTGSPLNFESVPKPGVNSEMKLTSRVVGIDSSHNFESSPKLGENLKTMLSYMGMDTGSSLNFKLAPKLGVNSETEFVRMDIGTGSSFNFQSTPKLGKSSGTKLRSMDMGTFGSVNSESPPKLGNSKTESINVRVQTFDSVNFESTPSLGGNLETMSNHMDMGIHSSVNLESISKLEANSQTRLFSMDMRTGYSGKSKSTPKLGENSKTDLIQWSSGSLNFPSTPKLGTNSETQFSSVAMEIGSSVNLESTPKLRTNSDSKFTSFDIGTGGSIKFESASKGKENSEKKFTSVGVGPDSLLKFDLTPKLKARSRIKMRRTGMGFYRLLKFASNSKLRGNFKTRMISIGTQTGDSFNFESSPKRGENLETKLIGLTLGTGDPVSFESVPRLGENSEARVIGSRTDSSPFFNSAPELGKCSEIRLISMDLGASGSRNFESTPELGARIEPELINMDLGTSDSINNLSNPKLGGNSETKMTSIGMGTDGSINFESTTKLPEKGYEKQSLSKAKFVGRPVGTSSSFNFESTSKVEKNLETNMSSILMGNCHFSTVESTTPISRTNSKPVFAGMDLRTGTSLNFDESPPKQEKERKFIVTSVGTSGSLTVEPAPNQGENSETRFDGMDMGTNGSVESTPKVGENSETRLINVGIGPGGSPNLKSTLKVRGNLDRTLTSMGLETDSAVNFGSAPKVGKNLGTMSSCMVTATKSSPYFEATPTPRVDSEILSTDVEVGIGCSLNFESTHRLEENSQRRLVIMSLGTSGLLNIDSIPRLGENAETSLINVGIGTDGSSNFESTSKVEEGSETELMSMGLGNSGSVKFESNKLGKISETKLIGTDLGAGSSLNFESISKQEENSESQLINTDMAVDDSLNFEPISNIEENSERSLINVDIGIEDLLKSQSASNVEENSETEFINKSMGIDSSLNFENPPRFGENLKNMTSCIVMGPSDSVNHGSPSKLGANSKPNLTNIGMEIGSSPNFESAPKLGENSETKLTNIDIGTEGSLSFESTDILGENSETVFSIMDLGNDDLLNFEFTSKLGENSEIKSSNMPVGTDGSCNFESTPKLGENSATVLTSMNIENDDLLNFESTAKLGENSEPLSIMDLGNGYGSFNFESTAKLGENLETNLNKMDMGTVDSPNFKSTTKLEENSEIALICMDLGTDDLLTKLGENSETKVSSMGMGTDDSLNCESIPKLRENSETVVSSVGMGTVGSLNFYSTPKVGENLETKLSIMCMGTGGSLNFESTPILGENSETKLSSIGTVPVNEVVEDVILPNIQSSQEEESSFLNISAILDESTTDSDMSFDCDAPFQSVAGQHSLSVKEIDLLTEVHVDLEDENYQSRLSSVLKVSSLEDTQQANVNTVEHCDEPVLPALPHVPPSFVGKTWTQIMYEDDLKIEAMVREFREGRNFRCYFNDEPEPKKTSRNKQKARKSTNALREFNDTSSVCSFGNFSEDSDTLCNAPPAKRPRKRTWRMASRCQVVKVSHGTQTSVIDYSIFGRHTFTEEELCDNETGIWLENDRTPNMSTRFCTLKLPESYSKILSPVQPETVVYVLSCPEANQNKAILDEIKMRRNLSSIDNDSIKYRYKQCSFKYYDSMTNRVLKTIPTDESGEKDKKPAHVRQLFKSLNLNVKLNKGLASQKKCLPASQSSDLLELESCASDPEKKDDSTSSQKLDGSSLSSIEGDDLTSSQMLDGPCFSSAKGDNLTSNQMLDEASPSSENCEISIDSPADKSYQLSAISSNDTTHVQIENYSRSASCKQKVAKMPVKSIRNELLMKKNPKRIWKRKEANAKDSVFSKKASGPMVLHHGIARVRIKNASGKQICCVRSRKNEIIRKYISPLLSKYSAVLGCGHLARKTVVGNYLRTQKLDFKMLKKRKRPRKMFLNCTVTSGATETTERASAESILEQSEWTSSKVTRWEVSDDERLLSTEQQPSSTATLPALSCPTGTPLFNTEILSLPSTSGKLNEKMN is encoded by the coding sequence GCCAACATATGATGACATGCCACTTCTCAGCCATCTGCCACCTCCCAAGGAGGCTCAATTGGATAATGATCAGGTTCCAGAAAATGGGGCTGAGGAGGAATCTATTAGTGACAGAGAAGATTCATCAATAAGGGACTGGCAATCCATTGCAGATTCATATTCTTCTTGTAACTCCCAGGACAATATGGAGGAGGTTTCTCATCAATCAACAGTTACCCAAACAAGTGGGAATGAGCAGCAGCTGTCTATGGAAGACTCTCAGGAGGAGACCATATGCATCGATAGCAACATGATAAAGCACAGTCCTGAGGAAAGTGTTCAAACTTCAAATAGTAGCCATAACATTCAAAGTTCGCCAGTGGTTACAGAGTACCCCAGTTCTATTAGTTCTTTACCTCGAGATCCTGCTGTTAGTCCAGTTACGACTGAAAATGCCAGTTTATCATCCCCAGAAACTCATTCAATTTCAGTAATCAAATGTATCCCAAACAAGAACGATACGTGCAATAAGGATGTACAGTTGGACAAATGTCCTAACTCTTTTGAGTCATCACTCCAATTAGGAGCCTCTTCAGTTTTACGTCAGAGCCCTAAAGTTGGACAAGGGAACTCTTTCGATATGACCTCAGGTAAATCATTTTTGCAACGAGATGGTTTACAATCTCAGGGTAAAACTTGGGAGGCTGACTTCCAACTCAGGAAACCTATGGGTACTGGTGGATCATTAAAATTTGATTCAGTCCCCAAAGTAGGAGGAAATGCAGAAACAAAATTGAGTAGTTTGGGTATGGGTACTGGTGATTCACAAAACTTTAAATCTATCTTCAGATTTGGAAAAAGTCCAGACACAAAGTTGAGCAATATTAATGTTGAAACTGGTAGTTTATTAAGGATTGATTTAACCTCCAAATTAGGGGGGAAATTATGCAAAAAACTAAGAAATAGTAGTATGGGTACTAATAGTTCACTAAGCTTTGATCCAGCCCCCAAAGTAGGAGAAAACTCTAAAACAAAGTTAAGAAATATGAGTCTGACTACTGGTAGCTCATTTAACATTGAGGTACCCCCAAAACCAGAAAAAATCTCAGAAACAGAGTTGATCAGTATGAATATGAATATTGAAGACacacaaaattttaaatcaatcaTCAGATtcggaaaaaaatcagaatcagaTTTGAGTATTTCTGGTATGGGAACTAGTGGCTCATTAAGCTTTGAGGCAACCCCCCCAATAGGAGAAAACccccaaattaatttaaataatactgGTTTGGATAGTGGTGACTCATTAACTCTTCATTCAACTCCCAAACCAGGAGaagtctccaaaaaaaaattgagcagtATTGGTATGAGTGCCAATGGCTGTCAAAACATTGATTCAATTCCCAAAGTAGGAGAAAATCTAGAGACAAAATTGAGCAGTGTAGAGATTGGTGATTCACAAAAGTTTAGATCAATTATCAGATTTGGAAAAGGCTCAGAAACAAAATTGAGCAGTATTGATCCGGAAAGTGATGGTTCACTAAATTTTGAGATAATTCCTAAATTAGGAGAAAACTCAAAAACAAAGTTAAGTAGTATTGAAAAACCTAAGAGTGACTCACTAAACTATGAGCCAATTtcaaaattgggggaaaatacagAAACAAAGTTGAGGGGCACAGGTACTAGTGACTCACAAAACTCAGTTATCAGATTTGGACAGAATTCAGAAACAAAATTGGGCCGTATGAGTATGCAAACTGGTAACTCAGGCAACTTTGAGTCAAACACCCAATttagagaaaattcagaaataaagttAGGCCGTTTTGGTATGGGGACTGGTAGTTCAATTAACTTTGAATCATCCATCAATctggagaaaaaatcagaaataatattCAGCAATGTAGGTACTGGTGGTTCAAAAGATGTTGAGGTAACTCCCAAActagaagaaaattcaaagacgAGCATTAATGATATGGGAATTGGTGACTTTGAAGTAGCCATCAAAATGGGAGGAAATACAGACAGAAAGTTAAGCAGAATGAGTACTGGTGGCTCACAAAATTTTCAGTTGCTCAGATTTGGACAAAACTCAGAAACAAAATTGAGGAATAAGAGTATGAATACTGGTGACTCAGGAAACTTTAGGTCAGTTATTAGATATGGAGAAAGCTCAGAAACAAAGTTGAGAAAAATCTGCATGGGAACTGGTGGTGACTCACAAAATTTTGAGTCAACTTCAACATTAAGAGCAAGCTTAGAAACAAAATTGAGCactactgctataaatattagtAGCTCAAGAAACACTGACTCAATCCCTAAACTTGGAGAAAGTTCAGAAGCAGATTTGACCAGTATGCATATATTGGGCTCACATGACTTTGAATCAGTTATTAAATTTGGAGTAAGTTCGGAAACAAAGTTGAGCGGTATAAGTATGGCTATTGCAGGCACACCAAATACTGTGGCATCTCCCACATTAAGAGAAAACTCAGAAGCAAAATTGACCAGTATGAGTTTGGGTACTGATGGCTCACCAAACTTTGAATCAGCTCCCAAATTAGGAGAAAGCTCAGAAACAAAATTGAACagtttaaaaatgaatgagaaaacttCCAAGTTAATGGATAACTCAGAAACAGAATTGAGCAGTGTTAATTTGTGTACTGGTAACTCAGAAAGTTTTCAGTCAATCATTAGATTTGGAGGAAGCTCCAAAACAATGTTAAGCAATATTGGCATGGGTACTAGTGACTTAGTAAACTTTGGGTCAACCCTTAACTTAGGAGAAAAGTCAACAATAAAGTTGAGCAGTACTTCTACGGGTAATGGTTTCTCAGGAAACTTCGAGTCCACTCCTAAATTAAAAGAAGACTCTGAAGCAAAATTGAACAGTCTTAGTAAGAATTCTGGTGGCTCACTAAACTTTGGATCAACCCTCAAACTAGAAGAAAGTTCAGAAATAAATTTTAGCAGTCTGGACACAGACCATAGTAGCTTAGTCAATTTTGAATCAGTAATCAGACTAGGAGAAAGCTCAGGAAGGAAATTGACCAATATAAATATAAGTACAGATACTGCCTTAAAATATAAGTTAACCCCTACATTAGGAACAAATTCAGAAACAAAATTGAGTGGTACTAGTAAGAGAAATATTAGTCTACAAAAATTTGAGTCAGTCATCAGATTTGGAGATAGCTCAGAAACAGAATTGAGCAGTATTCCTAAAAGTACTTGTGACTCTCTAAAAGTTTTATCAGACATCAGATCAGGACAAAGCTCAGAAACAAAATTGAGTAGTATTCACATTAACATTGGTGGTTCACCAAAGGCTGAGTCAGTCATCAAATTGGGACAAAGCTCAGAGACACAATTGAGTAGGATATCTACTGGTAGCTCGTTAAACTTTGAGGCAACGCCCAACCTGgtagaaaaaacagaaacaaatctgAGCAATTTGTGTATGGACACCAGTAGCACTGGAAAGGCTGAGTCAGTCATCAAATTAGgagaaagtttaaaaacaaagttgAGCCATATGAGAATGGATCCTTATGGCTCACTGAACATTGAGTCAACCCCCAAATTCGGAGGAAACTCAAAAACAAATTTGTTCAGCATGGGTATGGATATTAGTGGCCCACCAAACTTTGAGTCAGCTCTCACACTAGGAACAGAGTCAAAAACGGTATTGTTAAATATGGGTACTGGTAGCCCACTAAACTTCGAGTCAGTTCCCAAACCAGGAGTAAATTCAGAAATGAAGTTAACCAGTAGGGTTGTGGGCATTGATAGCTCACATAACTTTGAGTCTTCACCCAAACTAGGAGAAAACTTGAAAACCATGTTGAGTTATATGGGTATGGATACCGGCAGCTCACTAAACTTTAAGTTGGCTCCAAAATTAGGAGTAAattcagaaacagaatttgtcaGGATGGATATAGGGACTGGTAGTTCATTCAACTTTCAGTCGACTCCTAAATTAGGAAAAAGCTCTGGTACAAAGTTGAGAAGTATGGATATGGGGACTTTTGGCTCAGTAAACTCTGAATCACCTCCCAAATTAGGAAATTCAAAAACAGAATCGATCAATGTAAGAGTGCAGACTTTTGATTCTGTAAACTTTGAGTCAACTCCCTCACTAGGAGGAAACTTAGAAACAATGTCTAACCATATGGATATGGGAATACATAGCTCAGTAAACCTTGAGTCAATTTCCAAACTAGAAGCAAACTCACAAACAAGATTATTCAGTATGGATATGAGGACTGGTTACTCAGGAAAATCTAAATCAACTCCAAAATTAGGAGAAAACTCAAAAACAGACTTGATCCAGTGGAGTAGTGGTTCACTTAACTTTCCATCTACTCCCAAACTAGGAACAAATTCAGAAACACAGTTTTCTAGTGTTGCTATGGAGATTGGTAGTTCAGTAAACTTAGAATCAACTCCTAAATTAAGAACAAATTCTGATTCAAAGTTTACCAGTTTTGATATTGGGACAGGTGGCTCAATAAAGTTTGAGTCAGcttccaaaggaaaagaaaactcagaaaaaaaatttaccagtGTTGGGGTAGGGCCTGATAGTTTGTTAAAATTTGATTTGACCCCCAAATTAAAAGCAAGgtcaagaataaaaatgagacgTACAGGTATGGGGTTTTATCGCTTACTTAAGTTTGCTTCTAATTCCAAActaagaggaaattttaaaacaagGATGATTAGCATTGGCACACAGACTGGTGATTCATTCAACTTTGAGTCTTCTCCCAAAAGAGGGGAAAACTTAGAAACAAAGTTGATTGGTTTGACTTTGGGGACTGGTGACCCAGTAAGCTTTGAATCAGTTCCCAGActaggagaaaattcagaagctAGGGTAATTGGTTCAAGAACTGATAGTTCCCCGTTTTTTAATTCAGCGCCTGAATTAGGAAAATGCTCAGAAATAAGGTTAATAAGTATGGATTTGGGGGCTAGTGGCTCAAGAAACTTTGAGTCAACTCCAGAACTAGGAGCAAGAATAGAGCCAGAGTTGATTAATATGGATTTGGGAACTAGTGACTCCATAAACAATTTGTCTAATCCCAAACTAGGAGGAAACTCAGAAACAAAGATGACTAGCATTGGAATGGGGACTGATGGCTCAATAAACTTTGAGTCAACTACCAAATTGCCAGAAAAGGGTTATGAGAAACAAAGTTTGTCAAAAGCCAAGTTTGTTGGTAGGCCTGTAGGTACTAGTAGCTCATTCAACTTTGAGTCAACttccaaagtagaaaaaaatttagaaactaaTATGAGCTCTATTTTAATGGGAAACTGTCACTTTTCAACCGTTGAGTCAACAACTCCCATATCCAGGACAAACTCAAAACCAGTGTTTGCTGGTATGGATTTGAGGACTGGTACCTCACTAAACTTTGATGAATCCCCTcccaaacaagaaaaagaaagaaagtttatTGTTACTAGTGTGGGAACGAGTGGCTCATTAACTGTTGAACCTGCTCCCAAccaaggagaaaattcagaaacaAGATTTGATGGTATGGATATGGGAACTAATGGCTCAGTTGAGTCAACTCCCAAAgtaggagaaaattcagaaacaAGGTTAATCAATGTAGGCATAGGTCCTGGTGGCTCACCAAATTTAAAGTCAACTCTCAAAGTAAGAGGAAATTTAGATAGAACGTTGACGAGTATGGGTTTGGAGACTGATAGTGCAGTAAACTTTGGGTCAGCTCCCAAAGTAGGAAAAAACTTAGGAACTATGTCAAGTTGTATGGTTACAGCTACTAAGAGCTCACCATATTTTGAAGCAACTCCTACACCTAGAGTAGACTCAGAAATATTGTCAACTGATGTTGAAGTGGGAATTGGTTGCTCACTTAATTTTGAATCAACCCATAGATTGGAAGAAAATTCACAGAGAAGATTGGTTATTATGAGCCTGGGGACTAGTGGCCTATTAAATATTGATTCAATCCCCAGATTAGGGGAAAATGCAGAAACAAGTTTAATTAATGTGGGTATAGGAACTGATGGCTCTTCAAACTTTGAGTCAACTTCCAAAGTAGAGGAAGGCTCAGAAACAGAGTTAATGAGCATGGGTTTAGGAAATAGTGGCTCAGTAAAGTTTGAGTCAAATAAATTAGGGAAAATTTCAGAAACAAAGTTGATTGGTACGGATTTGGGAGCTGGTAGCTCGCTAAATTTTGAGTCAATTTctaaacaagaagaaaattcagaatcaCAGTTAATCAATACAGATATGGCAGTTGACGACTCATTAAACTTTGAACCCATTTCCAATATAGAAGAAAACTCAGAAAGAAGTTTGATAAATGTGGATATAGGAATTGAGGACTTATTAAAATCTCAGTCAGCATCTAATgtagaagaaaattcagaaacagAGTTTATCAATAAGAGTATGGGAATTGATAGCTCACTCAACTTTGAAAACCCTCCCAGATTTGGAGAAAACTTAAAGAATATGACAAGTTGTATTGTTATGGGGCCTAGTGATTCAGTAAATCATGGGTCACCTTCTAAACTTGGAGCCAATTCAAAACCAAATTTGACTAATATAGGAATGGAGATTGGTAGCTCACCAAATTTTGAATCAGCTCCCAAACTAGGAGAAAACTCAGAAACCAAGTTGACTAATATAGATATAGGGACTGAGGGCTCACTAAGCTTTGAGTCAACTGACATTttaggagaaaattcagaaacaGTATTCAGCATTATGGATTTGGGGAATGATGATTTACTAAACTTTGAGTTTACTTCCAAATTAGGAGAAAACTCAGAAATAAAATCAAGCAATATGCCTGTGGGTACTGATGGCTCTTGCAATTTTGAGTCAACCCCCAAATTGGGAGAAAATTCAGCAACAGTATTGACTAGTATGAATATAGAGAATGATGACTTACTAAACTTTGAATCAACTGCCAAAttaggagaaaattcagaaccaTTATCCATTATGGATCTAGGGAATGGATATGGCTCGTTTAACTTTGAGTCAACTGCcaaattaggagaaaatttagaaacaaATTTGAATAAAATGGATATGGGGACTGTTGACTCACCTAATTTTAAATCAActaccaaattagaagaaaattcagaaatagCATTAATCTGTATGGATTTGGGTACTGATGATCTACTAACTAAACTAGGAGAAAACTCAGAAACAAAGGTGAGCAGTATGGGTATGGGTACTGATGACTCATTAAATTGTGAGTCAATTCCTAAGCTAAGGGAAAACTCAGAAACAGTGGTGAGCAGTGTGGGTATGGGGACTGTTGGCTCACTAAATTTTTATTCAACTCCTAAAGTAGGAGAAAACTTAGAAACAAAATTGAGCATTATGTGTATGGGTACTGGTGGCTCACTAAACTTTGAGTCCACCCCCATATTAGGAGAAAACTCAGAAACAAAGTTGAGCAGTATTGGTACAGTTCCTGTTAACGAAGTCGTTGAAGACGTCATTCTGCCCAATATACAGTCCAGCCAAGAGGAGGAGAGttcctttttaaatatatctGCCATTTTGGATGAAAGTACAACAGATTCTGACATGAGTTTCGATTGTGATGCCCCATTTCAATCAGTAGCTGGCCAGCATTCATTATCTGTGAAAGAAATAGATCTTTTGACTGAGGTGCATGTTGACCTGGAAGATGAGAACTATCAATCTCGTTTGAGCTCTGTTCTCAAAGTTAGTTCCTTAGAGGACACACAGCAAGCAAATGTGAATACAGTGGAACATTGCGATGAGCCAGTGCTTCCTGCACTTCCTCATGTGCCTCCTTCCTTTGTGGGAAAAACATGGACTCAGATAATGTATGAAGATGACTTAAAAATCGAAGCTATGGTGCGTGAATTCCGGGAAGGCCGGAATTTCCGTTGTTACTTTAATGATGAGCCTGAGCCTAAGAAAACCAGCAGAAATAAGCAGAAAGCTAGAAAATCCACTAATGCACTGCGAGAATTTAATGATACTTCAAGTGTTTGTAGTTTCGGCAACTTTTCTGAGGACTCAGATACGCTATGCAATGCACCACCAGCTAAGAGGCCTAGGAAGCGAACATGGCGCATGGCTTCTCGATGCCAAGTTGTTAAAGTCAGCCATGGGACTCAGACAAGTGTGATAGACTATTCGATATTTGGAAGACACACATTCACTGAGGAAGAGTTATGCGACAACGAGACAGGTATTTGGTTGGAGAATGATAGGACACCAAATATGAGTACCAGATTTTGTACACTTAAACTTCCTGAATCATATAGCAAAATTTTGAGTCCTGTGCAACCTGAAACAGTAGTTTATGTTCTTTCTTGCCCAGAAGCTAATCAGAATAAAGCAATTcttgatgaaattaaaatgagaagaaatctcAGTTCCATAGATAATGattctataaaatatagataCAAACAATGTTCATTTAAATATTATGATTCAATGACTAATCGAGTCCTGAAAACAATTCCTACTGATGAATCgggggaaaaggataaaaaacCTGCCCACGTAAGACAACTGTTTAAAAGTCTCAACTTAAATGTTAAGTTGAACAAAGGTCTTGCTTCTCAGAAAAAATGTTTACCAGCTAGCCAGTCTTCTGATTTATTAGAACTTGAAAGCTGTGCTTCAGACCCAGAGAAAAAAGATGATTCAACATCAAGTCAGAAGTTGGATGGTTCTTCCCTTTCCTCAATTGAAGGAGATGATTTAACATCAAGTCAAATGCTGGATGGACCTTGCTTTTCCTCAGCCAAAGGAGATAATTTAACATCAAATCAAATGCTGGATGAAGCTTCTCCTTCCTCAGAGAATTGTGAAATTTCCATTGATAGCCCTGCAGATAAGTCTTATCAGCTGTCAGCAATCTCATCTAATGACACTACTCATgttcaaatagaaaattattcCAGATCAGCCTCATGTAAGCAAAAGGTTGCAAAAATGCCTGTTAAGTCAATCAGAAATGAGCTATTAATGAAGAAGAatccaaagagaatctggaaaaggaaggaggCAAATGCTAAGGACTCAGTTTTTTCCAAAAAGGCTTCTGGACCTATGGTTCTTCATCATGGAATTGCTCGAGTAAGAATTAAGAACGCTTCAGGAAAACAAATATGCTGTGTTAGAAgcagaaagaatgagataataagaaaatatatatcacCTTTGCTCTCTAAATATTCTGCTGTTTTGGGTTGTGGACATTTAGCTAGAAAAACTGTTGTGGGAAACTACCTGAGGACGCaaaaacttgattttaaaatgctaaagaagaggaaaagaccCAGGAAAATGTTTTTGAACTGCACAGTCACGTCAGGTGCTACTGAAACAACAGAGAGAGCCTCAGCAGAGTCTATTCTGGAGCAATCAGAGTGGACTTCTTCCAAAGTTACAAGGTGGGAGGTGAGTGATGATGAGAGACTACTTAGCACAGAACAACAGCCTTCTAGTACTGCTACACTACCTGCTTTATCTTGTCCTACTGGGACACCATTATTTAACACAGAAATCCTTTCCTTGCCATCAACCAGTGGCAAATTGAACGAGAAAATGAACTAA